The Mytilus edulis chromosome 12, xbMytEdul2.2, whole genome shotgun sequence genome contains a region encoding:
- the LOC139499452 gene encoding uncharacterized protein, with amino-acid sequence MIGIRKFTYWKTYGVKRFPYRGKRKYMPLVYQSDDGGIVISNDVFGLTIRQFERMYKDCLDRKKTHESWIMNLRYPDKASNEYLEYLEKCTDCNKEYLSWTENDSTENHLVKHLIRTIGTEIDIRKRQLLFILHDKIWNVNDENLTQISSGSLAEGMDLPGSDIDVMCVDDGVNVIQIKRNIKYPVQRTRVFMETDTDHPGFTRLRLVAGGKRANYFVSNECIVNTQTGQYLSTTNFVNHIKQINPQNTFSTHGPCLSNTNQTIDIASCLRSKYLPYQAIPWILRYRRQWPPNVIIDRIINYGCLLVPIGPRIMQNCNLLWRISFSVAEKQLVHSFNFTQLLCYGLLKLTLKRIVNTHDGVKDLLCSYFLKTALFWVSEEVDIDTFQLPKLFICFSLCLNKLISWVNNCYCPNYFIPEHNMFLGKINKYNNNSLLCVLNSIKYSGISGLMQNLFHSYTCTKSCYPPYSETNEQSILMLDFLFYRIGPLRMYDQAIMSNRTKHYNKLTFIESLQNSESTFNIGVCKFEFASIIQQAAQLLPTLKQINTNYNIHTSYHRYLRDGLQRDAGTGWLLYASFYYVTEQYNVTLRLTEYILSMNLLDMVHLGKDYYSEADLNNYRHRVHSSMSLNAKMKTAVVDEVMYVRHSSLIPKELELEVEDHLFGIPLIIMSHCLRFLCYHHIGDTFNRQQALRHLRLPHVVYTNLISNTLTLFGVCCEIAGDNDAAFHYYEDALQCDNCICSSAEKRKSRLLNI; translated from the exons ATGATTGGAATAAGAAAATTTACATACTGGAAGACATATGGGGTTAAACGTTTTCCTTACCGTGGAAAACGGAAATACATGCCATTGGTTTACCAGTCTGATGATGGAGGAATCGTAATCTCAAATGATGTTTTCGGATTGACAATCAGACAGTTTGAACGAATGTATAAAGATTGTTTAGACAGGAAAAAAACACACGAAAGCTGGATTATGAATCTTAGATATCCTGACAAAGCTTCAAATGAATATCTGGAATACTTAGAAAAGTGTACAGACTGCAATAAag agtaTCTGTCTTGGACTGAAAATGATTCTACAGAAAACCACTTGGTAAAACATTTGATAAGAACAATAGGTACTGAAATAGACATACGTAAAAGACAACTTTTGTTTATCTTACATGATAAAATATGGAATGTAAATgatgaaaatttaacacaaatttcAAGTGGGAGTTTAGCAGAAGGAATGGATTTACCCGGAAGTGACATAGATGTGATGTGTGTCGATGATGGAGTAAACGTAATACAgattaaaagaaatatcaaatatCCGGTACAACGTACTAGAGTATTTATGGAGACAGATACTGATCATCCTGGATTTACTAGACTCAGATTGGTAGCAGGAGGAAAACGAGCAAATTATTTTGTATCTAATGAATGTATTGTCAATACACAAACAGGTCAATATTTATCAACTACCAACTTTGTAAATCATATAAAGCAAATAAACCCGCAGAATACTTTTTCTACACACGGTCCCTGCTTATCAAATACAAATCAAACTATTGATATTGCATCCTGCCTTAGAAGTAAATATTTGCCATATCAGGCCATCCCCTGGATATTGCGTTATCGACGGCAATGGCCCCCTAATGTCATTATTGACAGGATAATAAATTACGGTTGTTTGTTAGTACCTATTGGACCCAGGATTATGCaaaattgtaatttattatgGAGAATATCTTTCTCTGTGGCAGAAAAACAACTTGTTCATTCGTTTAATTTCACTCAACTCTTATGTTACGGTCTTCTTAAATTAACATTAAAGCGTATCGTAAACACACACGACGGTGTGAAAGATTTGTTGTGTTCTTACTTTTTGAAGACGGCATTATTCTGGGTCTCAGAGGAAGTTGATATTGACACCTTTCAATTacctaaattgtttatttgtttttcccTCTGCCTGAATAAGCTGATATCATGGGTAAACAACTGTTACTGTCCGAACTATTTCATACCTGAACACAACATGTTCTTAGGAAAGatcaataaatataacaataactcACTACTCTGTGTACTCAATAGTATAAAGTATAGTGGAATCAGTGGATTGATGCAGAATTTATTTcattcttatacatgtacaaaaagcTGTTATCCGCCATATAGTGAAACAAATGAACAATCAATACTAATGTTAGACTTCCTGTTTTACAGAATTGGTCCTCTTAGGATGTATGATCAGGCAATAATGTCTAATCGtacaaaacattataataaacTAACATTTATTGAATCTTTACAAAATTCTGAATCGACATTTAATATCGGTGTTTGTAAGTTTGAGTTTGCTTCCATCATTCAACAAGCTGCACAACTATTACCGACACTAAAACAAATTAATACTAATTATAACATACACACAAGTTATCATAGATATTTACGTGACGGTTTACAGAGGGATGCTGGGACAGGTTGGTTGTTATACGCGTCGTTTTATTATGTAACAGAACAGTACAATGTAACACTCAGACTTACAGAATACATTCTATCAATGAATTTACTCGATATGGTGCATTTAGGTAAAGATTACTACAGTGAAGCAGATTTAAATAATTACAGACATCGTGTACATTCATCAATGTCATTGAATGCAAAGATGAAAACAGCTGTTGTAGATGAGGTAATGTACGTACGGCACTCATCATTAATACCAAAAGAACTAGAGCTGGAGGTAGAAGACCATTTATTTGGAATACCACTTATTATAATGTCTCACTGTCTTAGATTTCTATGCTATCATCATATTGGTGATACTTTCAACAGACAACAGGCGTTGCGTCATTTACGTTTACCACATGTTGTGTACACTAACTTAATATCTAATACATTAACACTATTTGGAGTATGTTGTGAGATAGCCGGTGACAATGACGCAGCTTTTCATTATTATGAAGACGCTTTGCAATgtgataattgtatatgtag